Sequence from the Fragaria vesca subsp. vesca linkage group LG4, FraVesHawaii_1.0, whole genome shotgun sequence genome:
CTGGCAGAGACTACAATTTTGTGGGAGCCAACACTCGAGGCTGAAGCTCTTGCTGCTCAAAAAGTGGCATTGAATGTCTGAGAGACCAAAGTTGAAAATAATTCACTGGGCCCAAGATGCTGCTTCAATTGAAATAATGCTGGGTGATGTGAAGCGTTTTCTCTCTACTTTTAAATGCTTTGAGAAGATCATTTGTAAATAAATGTCTCATGTTAATGGTCCATTCATGCTTAGAATGGTTTTCTCATTTGATGAAACCTTGTAGATTGACCGGAAAGTCGTAATGACTTCATGTGACAGTTTATCGGAAATTTCACTTGGCATATACACTCTGTATTGCAAATGTTGACAGACAAATTTTGACATGTTGTTGGTTGTTCTTCCTTATGAGGTTTCACTTTGATAGTTTGATCTATCATTACGACTAGGAAGAAATGGGGAAGAAACTAGAATCAAGTTGTTCTAATACAGGAGGAATGGGAAAAAGAGGTATGAACACTCATTTGGTTTGTGCGTGGCAAGGAATTCCTTTCCAATATAAAAATAAAGGGAAACTTTATTCTTTGTTTAGTGTGCATAGCAGGGAAACTTTATTCCAGTAGAGTGCTTGCCTTGCATAACTGATGTGAAGAAACCCAAGAAAGGAGCCAAATTTCTTGAATGAATTATAATTATTCAAGTAAACAACAAGGATTCTTTGCCCTTCTATGAGGCAATCCCAATGCTGGAAAGGAATGTAAAGCCATTTCTTTGAATAAAAAGCAAGAAACCATTCAGCAAACTGCTTGGTTTTGTACGTATTCTCTCTCCCCTGGAAGACTGAGTATTGAGTTTTCTTCTACCAATTTCCAAGCTTAATCTTAAGTCATGGCTACTGGTGGAGGGGCAAAATCAGCAGCCTATGTTCTCTTACTTGTTAATCTTGTTCTCTTCTTCATTGTGACTGTCATAGCTGCATGGGCAATGAACCATGGGATCGAAAGGTCTCATGAAACAGGTAATCATTTTCGGTACATTTGGCAAGATAACCAATTGTATATAATGGTCCTAACCCTCTTGGCCTATTTGTTGCATAATGCAGCATCTGTTTTGTCCATACCATTGCGCATTTTTCCAATATATTTCCCAATGGGAAATATGGCAACTGGTTTCTTTGTAATCTTCTCCCTCATTGCCGGTGTTGTTGGAATTGCCACCTCACTTAACGGACTTCATAACGTTTTTCAATGGGATGCCCCCAGTTTACACACAGCTGCTGCCTCTTCTCTTGTATCTTGGTCCCTCACTCTTCTTTCAATGGGGTGATGAAACTTTCTACTTTTTCTTTCTTCTAATTTCTTTGATTGTTTGAAAACCTTGACCACATCCTAATTCAGTATGCTACTTCTACAATGTTCCTGTTTCAGATTGGCTTGTAAAGAGATTGAACTTGGTTGGACAACTGGGAACTTGGTAAGATCTTGTTCTATTTTCTCTTTTTACTATTCA
This genomic interval carries:
- the LOC101314176 gene encoding uncharacterized protein LOC101314176, with amino-acid sequence MATGGGAKSAAYVLLLVNLVLFFIVTVIAAWAMNHGIERSHETASVLSIPLRIFPIYFPMGNMATGFFVIFSLIAGVVGIATSLNGLHNVFQWDAPSLHTAAASSLVSWSLTLLSMGLACKEIELGWTTGNLRTLETITIIVSATQLFSTCAIQAGVEEAIAEKMDQAGRY